The Toxorhynchites rutilus septentrionalis strain SRP chromosome 3, ASM2978413v1, whole genome shotgun sequence genome includes a region encoding these proteins:
- the LOC129779811 gene encoding multiple coagulation factor deficiency protein 2 homolog: MMTQLALIMFNTLVVSCHLDLASAKGPHHPRGDYTARNKKFDEHLHVQDDHIQQDLKQLSISEDELARMTDEEKNFYFFKLHDSDNNDHLDGLEILHAATHHSDSHVHKLDREDENNSAENAVIEVIDDFLAYADLDQNGLLTYPEYMKAINTEMWSKKVAETTESMIDST, from the exons ATGATGACACAATTAGCGTTGATAATGTTTAACACGCTTGTCGTTTCGTGCCATTTAGATCTCGCGAGTGCCAAAGGACCTCACCACCCACGAGGGGATTACACGGCCAGAAACAAGAAGTTTGACGAACATTTGCACGTGCAGGATGA TCACATTCAGCAAGATCTGAAACAACTATCGATCAGCGAAGACGAGCTTGCAAGAATGACGGACGAAGagaagaatttttattttttcaagctACACGATTCGGACAATAATGACCACCTGGATGGCCTGGAAATTCTACACGCGGCCACGCATCACTCCGATAGTCATGTGCACAAGTTGGATCGAGAGGATGAAAACAATTCAGCTGAAAATGCAGTTATTG AAGTAATTGATGACTTTCTTGCTTACGCTGATTTGGATCAAAATGGTTTGCTAACATACCCTGAATACATGAAGGCCATAAACACTGAGATGTGGAGTAAAAAAGTGGCTGAAACAACTGAAAGCATGATTGATTCCACCTAG